Proteins found in one Meiothermus cerbereus DSM 11376 genomic segment:
- the rplJ gene encoding 50S ribosomal protein L10 translates to MPSKRNIENLEALTATLKGAAGSFFLVNYQGLGAGPTGKLRKVVREKGGEIIVAKNTLIRKAMSDLGLPEIEGLSGPSAVVVFSDPAAVAKALKEFAKTNDKGIPALKAGVLSGQALTGQQVEVLADLPSQKELQAELVGVLSATMSNFVGVLGAKAQEFVGILDAQVQKLEAA, encoded by the coding sequence TTGCCTAGCAAGCGCAACATCGAAAACCTCGAGGCGCTCACCGCTACCCTGAAAGGAGCGGCAGGCTCGTTCTTCTTGGTGAACTACCAAGGGTTGGGGGCAGGTCCCACCGGGAAGCTGCGCAAAGTGGTGCGGGAGAAAGGCGGCGAGATTATCGTTGCCAAAAATACCCTCATCCGCAAAGCCATGAGCGACCTGGGGCTGCCGGAAATCGAGGGCCTCAGTGGCCCCTCGGCGGTGGTGGTCTTCTCTGACCCCGCCGCTGTTGCCAAGGCCCTTAAGGAGTTCGCCAAGACGAACGATAAAGGCATTCCTGCTCTTAAGGCGGGCGTGCTCTCGGGACAGGCCCTTACCGGCCAACAGGTGGAGGTCCTGGCCGACCTTCCCAGCCAGAAGGAACTGCAGGCCGAACTCGTTGGAGTGCTGTCGGCTACCATGTCCAACTTCGTGGGTGTGCTGGGGGCAAAGGCCCAGGAATTCGTCGGCATCTTGGATGCCCAGGTTCAGAAACTAGAGGCCGCTTAG
- the rplL gene encoding 50S ribosomal protein L7/L12 produces the protein MALDIAAIKAQLSGATVLELKQLIDELKEEWGVTAAAPVAVAMPGVAAAAAPAVEEKTEFDVVLKDAGAQKLNVIKELRAITGLGLKEAKDLAEQGGVVKEGVSKEEAEKIKKQLEDAGAKVELK, from the coding sequence ATGGCTCTGGATATCGCTGCTATCAAGGCTCAACTTTCTGGCGCAACCGTGCTGGAACTCAAGCAACTTATCGACGAACTCAAAGAAGAGTGGGGCGTAACCGCTGCTGCTCCGGTGGCCGTGGCCATGCCCGGTGTTGCCGCTGCTGCTGCACCTGCTGTCGAAGAGAAGACCGAGTTTGATGTGGTGCTCAAAGACGCTGGCGCCCAGAAGCTCAACGTCATTAAGGAACTCCGCGCCATTACGGGTCTGGGCCTCAAAGAAGCCAAAGACCTGGCCGAGCAGGGCGGTGTGGTCAAGGAAGGCGTTTCCAAAGAGGAAGCCGAGAAGATCAAGAAGCAGCTCGAGGATGCGGGCGCCAAGGTCGAACTCAAGTAA